In a genomic window of Aggregatimonas sangjinii:
- a CDS encoding NTP transferase domain-containing protein, with the protein MNTDRCAVLILAAGSSSRMGRPKQLLPWGSQTLLQNAVNNANASRCDEAVVVLGANADIIRNSLQPGTVSVVNTDWENGMGSSIARGMQFLSKKETPFEVVLIMLGDQPFIDADYLNNVRSTFQGSQKNIVATDYGNRAGVPALFGSKYFEQLSELNSEYGAKELLAENMADIHLLKAGVKTADIDTEADYSRLNHLNT; encoded by the coding sequence ATGAATACAGACCGATGTGCAGTACTTATTCTTGCGGCCGGTTCCTCTTCACGGATGGGCCGGCCTAAACAGTTACTTCCGTGGGGTTCGCAAACCCTACTTCAAAATGCCGTCAATAATGCCAATGCATCACGATGCGATGAGGCGGTGGTCGTGCTGGGGGCAAATGCCGACATTATTCGAAATTCACTTCAACCTGGAACGGTTTCCGTAGTCAATACGGATTGGGAGAATGGGATGGGTAGTTCCATTGCCCGCGGAATGCAATTCCTTTCAAAGAAAGAAACGCCATTCGAAGTTGTTTTGATTATGTTGGGCGACCAACCTTTTATCGATGCCGATTACCTCAATAACGTACGCTCAACTTTCCAAGGGAGCCAAAAGAATATCGTAGCAACGGACTACGGAAATAGGGCAGGAGTACCTGCCTTATTCGGTTCGAAGTATTTTGAGCAGTTGAGCGAATTAAATTCCGAATATGGCGCTAAAGAACTTCTAGCGGAGAATATGGCTGATATCCACCTCTTGAAGGCGGGTGTTAAAACCGCCGATATTGATACGGAAGCGGACTATTCAAGATTAAACCATTTAAATACATGA
- a CDS encoding polyphosphate polymerase domain-containing protein, protein MQILNSFDSVDLKEINAVSLMDRVDTKFIFHMNELEDILGRANDDYSVLQIGGSRQMGYSNQYFDTHNLKFYTDHHNGKLFRTKIRIRRYDDTDLVFLEVKHKSNKGRMNKIRAKIPEFRDTLSEKAESFLSTQLSTGLNIVPTIRNNFQRVTLVGRNERITFDTNLTFQQNGSSVKMGNLVIAEIKQAELNRSSPLFTILKEKKIKPYRISKYCIGMASLYDGIKKNRFKEKLNKIKKITA, encoded by the coding sequence TTGCAGATACTTAATTCATTCGATAGTGTTGATTTGAAGGAAATCAACGCCGTTTCCCTTATGGATAGGGTCGATACGAAATTTATCTTTCATATGAATGAATTGGAAGACATCCTTGGGAGGGCGAATGACGACTACAGTGTATTGCAAATTGGTGGTTCGCGACAAATGGGCTACAGCAATCAATATTTCGACACCCATAATCTTAAGTTTTATACCGACCACCACAACGGAAAATTGTTCCGTACTAAAATAAGAATACGCCGCTACGATGATACTGACCTGGTATTTCTTGAGGTGAAACATAAGAGCAACAAAGGGCGTATGAACAAGATACGCGCTAAGATTCCTGAGTTTCGGGATACCTTATCTGAAAAGGCTGAATCCTTCTTGTCTACTCAGCTGAGTACGGGTTTAAACATTGTTCCTACCATTAGGAACAACTTTCAACGAGTTACTTTGGTCGGCCGAAATGAGCGTATTACCTTTGATACGAACCTAACCTTTCAACAGAATGGAAGTAGCGTAAAGATGGGGAATTTGGTAATCGCTGAAATAAAGCAAGCCGAACTGAATCGAAGTAGTCCGCTATTCACAATCCTAAAGGAGAAAAAGATAAAGCCTTATCGCATAAGCAAATACTGTATTGGTATGGCAAGTTTATACGATGGTATCAAAAAAAACCGTTTTAAAGAGAAATTGAATAAAATCAAAAAAATAACTGCCTAA
- a CDS encoding amidohydrolase family protein: MKINLLLIFIFSIVLTAKAQEMSFEEYNPKSTLVVEGAEVPKAKFPFIDVHSHQRDMSPTALNEMIQDMDDINEAIMVNLSGGSGKRIQEMQKSITENYPNRFVVFANVDFEGVGESDWAQKAVAQLEEDVKNGAKGLKVYKSLGLRYKDTDGKRLAIDDPRIDPIWAKCGALGIPVLIHAADPKSFWDPMNSENERWLELKTHNRRKRSATDPAPWQQIIDEQHRMFKNHPETKFINAHMGWYANNLTRLGELMEEIPNMYVGIGAVIAELGRQPKNAHAFFVKYQDRILFGKDSWKPEEFPTYFRVLESDDEYFPYYKKYHAFWAMYGLDLPDDVLKKVYYKNALDLIPDLDRSLFPAD; this comes from the coding sequence ATGAAAATCAATTTATTGCTAATTTTTATTTTCTCCATTGTATTGACCGCCAAAGCTCAAGAGATGAGCTTTGAGGAATACAATCCGAAATCAACATTGGTCGTCGAGGGAGCGGAAGTGCCCAAGGCAAAATTTCCATTTATCGATGTGCATAGCCACCAACGGGACATGTCCCCGACGGCACTGAATGAAATGATTCAGGATATGGATGACATAAATGAAGCTATTATGGTCAATCTTAGCGGAGGTTCCGGAAAGCGGATACAAGAGATGCAAAAGAGCATTACGGAAAACTACCCAAACCGTTTCGTGGTTTTCGCCAACGTAGACTTTGAGGGTGTAGGTGAATCAGATTGGGCCCAAAAAGCGGTCGCACAATTGGAAGAAGATGTAAAAAACGGGGCCAAGGGTTTGAAAGTGTACAAAAGTCTTGGACTTCGATATAAGGATACGGATGGCAAGCGATTGGCAATAGATGATCCTCGCATAGATCCCATTTGGGCGAAATGTGGTGCCTTAGGCATTCCAGTGCTGATTCATGCTGCCGACCCGAAATCGTTTTGGGACCCAATGAATAGTGAAAATGAGAGATGGCTTGAATTGAAGACCCATAACCGTAGAAAGCGTTCCGCCACAGACCCGGCGCCCTGGCAGCAGATTATCGATGAGCAGCACCGTATGTTCAAAAACCATCCGGAGACTAAATTTATAAATGCCCATATGGGTTGGTATGCAAATAATCTCACGAGACTAGGGGAGTTGATGGAAGAAATACCGAATATGTACGTAGGTATCGGCGCCGTTATCGCCGAGCTTGGCAGGCAACCAAAGAATGCCCATGCCTTTTTCGTTAAATACCAAGACCGAATTCTTTTTGGGAAGGACAGTTGGAAACCCGAAGAATTCCCCACCTATTTCAGGGTGCTGGAGTCGGATGACGAGTACTTTCCCTATTACAAGAAATACCATGCCTTTTGGGCGATGTACGGGCTAGATTTGCCGGATGACGTCTTGAAAAAGGTTTACTATAAAAATGCCTTGGATTTAATTCCCGATTTGGATAGAAGCCTCTTTCCGGCCGATTGA
- a CDS encoding flagellar motor protein MotB: MKKSIFISALSIAVLASCVSKKKYVALETDLAETKSSLSKTQVEKEELESKVSKIEARVAEYNDKINSLKEVNDSQYTSVDDVAVMSNNTKAKMRATLEKVDQDKLAAATTLQDSMNLAVSYHLKKSIADEEDDINVDIDKTVVMINISDKLLFNSGSYRVSNKANTILEKLASVINSEPSMEVMVEGHTDSRTISTEMFQDNWDLSVKRATSIVRILQNKYNVDPAKLIASGRSSYVPLVENDSKENRATNRRTRIVIIPNLDKFFALLEAESL; encoded by the coding sequence ATGAAAAAATCAATTTTTATTAGTGCCCTTTCGATTGCAGTTTTAGCTTCCTGTGTATCTAAAAAGAAATACGTTGCTTTGGAAACCGATTTGGCGGAAACCAAAAGTAGCTTGTCGAAAACACAGGTGGAGAAAGAAGAATTGGAATCGAAAGTTTCTAAAATCGAGGCCCGTGTTGCCGAGTACAATGACAAAATCAATTCCTTAAAGGAAGTTAATGACAGTCAATATACCTCTGTGGATGATGTAGCGGTAATGAGCAACAACACCAAGGCAAAGATGCGTGCTACGCTTGAAAAGGTAGACCAAGACAAACTAGCAGCGGCCACTACGCTTCAAGATTCCATGAATCTGGCGGTATCGTACCATCTGAAAAAATCGATAGCCGATGAAGAAGACGATATCAACGTTGATATCGACAAGACCGTTGTTATGATCAATATCTCCGATAAGTTGTTATTCAACAGCGGTAGCTATAGAGTTAGCAACAAGGCCAATACCATTCTGGAAAAATTGGCATCCGTAATCAATTCAGAGCCTAGCATGGAGGTAATGGTCGAGGGTCACACCGATTCTAGAACTATTAGCACTGAAATGTTTCAGGACAACTGGGACTTGAGCGTAAAGCGTGCAACATCGATAGTTCGTATTTTACAGAACAAGTACAACGTTGACCCTGCAAAACTGATTGCTTCAGGTAGAAGTAGCTATGTGCCACTTGTAGAAAATGACTCAAAAGAGAACCGTGCTACAAACCGACGCACAAGAATCGTGATTATCCCTAATTTGGATAAATTCTTTGCGCTTTTAGAGGCTGAAAGCCTGTAA
- a CDS encoding xanthine dehydrogenase family protein molybdopterin-binding subunit encodes MSNTTPSITFSRRNFLRTSSLASGGLLIGFNLFNACKPNAKPPVDISKLDFKDFNAFIKIAKNGMVTIFSPNPEIGQGVKTSMPMIIAEELDVLWENVHVQQGILDTENYTRQVAGGSQSIRFGWDALRQTGATAKQMLVNAAAVRWGVDATECSASKGVITNGKGETLGYGDVVEEAAGLEVPENVTLKEPKDYTVIGTDVGNVDIEKIITGKPLFGLDYKVEGMVYASVLRPPAFGQELESFDDTAAKAVPGVIDVIRIGSKVNELMGKDEVNWTVQMVKSEKVAVIAENTWAAMQGKKAIKAKWTDVSPLESSDFQDKKLMELLDGKDFVTQRKDGDVNRAFAQADKVLELTYESPFLPHNCMEPMNFFANVTDEKIHLVGPVQTPADAAATVAELLGRDVADVHLEMTRMGGGFGRRLYGDFVYEAAEISDAIKKPVKMVSSREDDMMTGVYRPAIKYRIKASIKDGELTGYHLKEAAINGNMYGLIANFFPAGALENYQVDTAFYESNVTTGAWRAPYTNFLAYAEQTFFDELAELMEVDKIKLRLDLLEKVKGTDDERIQYDPERMQNVIRTAVEKSGWGKQPEGTYQGFVSYYCHNTHVAEVADVQMENGMPVVKKVTCVVDCGIVVNPLGALNQIEGGVIDGVGHAMYGNFGFEKGAPTANNYDKYRLIRMMEAPEVVTHLIQNELSPTGLGEPTLPPAGGAVANALKAATGKRIYKQPFMEAPDFWKDTDKEIIG; translated from the coding sequence ATGTCAAATACAACGCCATCCATAACCTTTAGCAGAAGAAATTTTCTGCGCACCTCGTCCCTTGCGAGCGGCGGACTGCTCATCGGGTTTAATTTGTTCAATGCCTGTAAGCCGAACGCAAAACCACCGGTGGATATTTCAAAATTGGATTTTAAGGATTTCAATGCTTTTATCAAGATTGCCAAAAATGGGATGGTCACTATTTTCTCTCCCAATCCGGAAATAGGGCAGGGGGTAAAGACATCCATGCCTATGATTATAGCGGAAGAACTTGATGTGCTCTGGGAAAATGTGCATGTACAGCAGGGCATTTTGGATACTGAAAATTATACGCGGCAAGTTGCTGGGGGAAGCCAGTCTATTCGTTTTGGATGGGATGCCCTACGTCAAACAGGAGCAACTGCGAAACAAATGTTGGTCAACGCCGCGGCGGTACGCTGGGGTGTCGATGCAACTGAATGTTCGGCAAGTAAGGGTGTTATCACGAACGGTAAAGGTGAGACTTTAGGTTATGGAGATGTAGTCGAAGAAGCTGCTGGCTTGGAAGTACCCGAAAATGTTACCTTAAAGGAACCGAAAGACTATACCGTTATCGGTACGGATGTGGGTAATGTGGATATAGAAAAAATTATTACCGGAAAACCACTTTTCGGGTTGGATTACAAAGTTGAAGGAATGGTTTATGCTTCGGTATTACGGCCACCCGCTTTTGGTCAAGAACTCGAATCATTTGACGATACGGCGGCGAAAGCAGTTCCTGGTGTTATCGATGTAATCCGTATCGGAAGCAAGGTCAACGAACTTATGGGGAAAGACGAAGTAAATTGGACCGTGCAAATGGTTAAAAGTGAAAAAGTCGCTGTAATTGCAGAAAACACCTGGGCCGCAATGCAGGGGAAGAAGGCAATAAAGGCCAAGTGGACAGATGTCAGTCCCTTGGAAAGTTCCGATTTTCAGGATAAAAAGCTTATGGAATTGTTGGATGGCAAGGATTTCGTAACCCAGCGTAAGGACGGAGACGTGAATAGGGCGTTCGCACAGGCCGATAAGGTATTGGAACTCACCTACGAATCCCCCTTCCTACCACACAATTGTATGGAACCGATGAATTTCTTCGCGAATGTAACGGATGAAAAAATACATCTGGTCGGTCCGGTTCAAACTCCTGCCGATGCCGCTGCTACCGTTGCGGAGCTCTTAGGTCGCGACGTAGCTGATGTGCATCTGGAAATGACGCGTATGGGAGGTGGTTTCGGACGAAGGCTCTATGGGGACTTTGTATATGAGGCTGCCGAAATTTCGGATGCGATTAAAAAGCCGGTCAAAATGGTTTCCTCAAGGGAGGATGACATGATGACGGGCGTATATCGGCCCGCAATCAAATACCGTATCAAAGCATCGATAAAAGATGGCGAATTGACCGGGTATCATCTTAAGGAAGCTGCCATCAATGGTAATATGTACGGGCTCATCGCCAACTTTTTCCCGGCAGGGGCGTTGGAAAATTACCAAGTGGATACGGCCTTTTACGAGAGCAATGTCACCACTGGTGCATGGCGCGCACCTTACACCAACTTTCTGGCATACGCCGAGCAAACGTTCTTTGATGAATTGGCCGAATTGATGGAGGTCGATAAAATTAAATTGCGTTTAGACCTCTTGGAAAAAGTAAAAGGTACTGACGACGAACGAATTCAGTATGATCCTGAACGAATGCAAAACGTAATCCGTACGGCTGTAGAAAAATCAGGTTGGGGCAAACAGCCCGAAGGCACTTATCAAGGTTTTGTCTCATATTATTGTCATAATACGCATGTAGCCGAAGTGGCCGATGTACAGATGGAGAACGGTATGCCAGTAGTTAAAAAGGTGACTTGTGTAGTGGATTGCGGAATAGTCGTAAACCCACTGGGAGCCTTGAATCAGATAGAGGGTGGCGTCATAGACGGCGTTGGGCATGCCATGTACGGAAATTTCGGTTTTGAAAAAGGTGCCCCCACGGCTAACAATTACGATAAATACCGTTTGATCAGAATGATGGAAGCCCCAGAGGTGGTAACCCATTTGATACAGAACGAACTTTCTCCGACGGGTCTTGGCGAGCCAACATTACCACCTGCAGGAGGTGCCGTGGCAAATGCCTTGAAAGCGGCGACTGGTAAACGTATTTACAAGCAACCTTTTATGGAAGCTCCAGATTTTTGGAAAGATACAGACAAAGAAATAATTGGATGA
- a CDS encoding GntR family transcriptional regulator, with protein sequence MNNKANLRDTVREYLLQQMRKGHLNAGDSINLAALSRELNVSVTPIREALTQLQQSQVIEAIPNRGFFIKELSNDEAKNLYEIVAQLEVLALEQSHFDEGTITYLRTQQKLIQQADDPLERINAYMDFHTLLTKNYGNSVAQQILGDLRTRVFLYEKTFMADDSFYYNSDNQHEAIISAIEEDNLPSAALVLRMNWLLIQDYIEKQLILL encoded by the coding sequence ATGAATAACAAGGCTAATCTAAGGGATACCGTACGCGAATATTTACTACAGCAAATGCGAAAGGGGCATTTGAACGCGGGCGATTCTATAAATCTCGCTGCGTTGTCGCGCGAATTGAACGTTAGTGTCACCCCTATACGTGAGGCATTGACCCAATTACAACAATCACAGGTAATCGAGGCCATTCCGAATCGTGGTTTTTTTATTAAAGAGCTCAGCAACGATGAAGCGAAAAACCTTTATGAAATCGTAGCCCAACTAGAAGTCTTGGCCTTGGAACAGTCTCATTTCGATGAAGGCACTATCACTTATTTGCGCACACAGCAAAAATTAATACAACAGGCGGATGATCCGTTGGAGCGTATTAACGCTTACATGGATTTTCATACGCTTTTGACTAAAAACTATGGCAATTCAGTGGCCCAGCAGATACTTGGCGACTTGAGAACACGGGTTTTCCTGTATGAAAAAACTTTTATGGCCGACGATTCTTTTTACTACAACTCCGATAACCAGCACGAAGCCATTATTTCGGCTATCGAAGAAGACAACTTACCTTCGGCGGCACTTGTGCTGCGAATGAACTGGCTATTAATACAGGATTATATCGAAAAACAATTGATCCTATTGTAG
- a CDS encoding (2Fe-2S)-binding protein: MPTYQFKLNGKSTSVEASEDSPVLWVLRDQLDLVGTKFGCGIAQCGACTVHLDGVAVRSCSLTMASVEGKALTTIEGLSEDGSHPVQQAWKEVDVPQCGYCQAGQIMTASAFLEKNPNPSSEEIKTAMHGNICRCAAYNRIHRAVGIAAENMGSQA, from the coding sequence ATGCCAACGTATCAATTTAAATTAAACGGAAAGTCGACATCGGTAGAAGCCAGTGAGGACAGTCCTGTTTTATGGGTTCTGCGGGACCAACTCGACCTAGTCGGAACCAAATTCGGTTGCGGTATTGCACAGTGTGGTGCCTGTACCGTTCATTTAGATGGGGTCGCGGTTCGCAGCTGCTCTTTGACCATGGCCTCTGTCGAAGGTAAGGCGCTTACGACCATCGAAGGGCTTTCGGAAGATGGTTCGCATCCCGTACAACAGGCCTGGAAAGAGGTAGATGTACCACAATGTGGATATTGTCAGGCTGGTCAAATTATGACAGCATCGGCCTTTTTGGAAAAAAATCCGAATCCCTCTTCAGAAGAAATCAAGACAGCGATGCACGGCAATATCTGCCGTTGTGCGGCCTACAATAGAATTCACAGGGCAGTAGGTATTGCAGCCGAAAATATGGGTTCGCAGGCTTAA
- a CDS encoding N-acetylmuramoyl-L-alanine amidase, which yields MKYILWLGVLTLSASCFVPKEIIDKPILFDAERRQLSLDYLSDRYGLQQEEPTIDPKMIVLHWTVIPTLEESFETFYPSALPDRPDISGASALNVSSQFMVDRDGTIYRLLPETTMARHVIGLNHCAIGIENVGGTGDLPLTEAQMQANIWLVRYLKRKFPIEYLIGHYEYTLFEGHKLWLEKDAGYRTIKDDPGKAFMKKVRKAVRDEDFKPLPEKS from the coding sequence ATGAAGTACATTTTGTGGCTCGGAGTACTAACACTATCCGCTTCCTGTTTTGTTCCCAAAGAAATCATTGACAAGCCCATCCTGTTCGATGCAGAACGAAGACAACTTTCTTTAGACTATCTATCCGACCGGTATGGTCTGCAACAGGAGGAGCCGACCATCGACCCTAAAATGATCGTATTGCACTGGACGGTCATTCCCACCTTAGAAGAATCGTTCGAAACCTTCTACCCATCCGCTTTGCCCGATCGCCCCGATATCAGTGGCGCCAGCGCATTGAACGTTAGCTCACAATTTATGGTCGACCGCGACGGTACGATATATCGATTGCTCCCGGAAACGACCATGGCACGACACGTAATAGGCTTGAACCATTGTGCCATAGGTATTGAAAATGTAGGTGGAACCGGGGATTTGCCATTAACGGAAGCCCAAATGCAAGCGAACATATGGCTCGTAAGATATTTGAAGAGGAAATTCCCTATCGAGTACCTGATCGGACATTATGAATATACCTTGTTCGAGGGCCATAAATTATGGCTGGAGAAAGATGCCGGCTACCGCACCATTAAGGATGATCCAGGAAAGGCTTTTATGAAAAAAGTACGCAAGGCCGTTCGAGACGAAGACTTTAAACCATTACCAGAAAAAAGCTGA
- a CDS encoding SIMPL domain-containing protein, which produces MKNYLSASIISLTVLISVILFTRAYHNRHRSNDIIHVTGLGAKDFKSDLVIWSGGFDKSGKSLEEASRLLQTDKEIIRQYLLAKGVKDAQIVFSALDIQKDYSTIYFENGGIKEQRFEGFILRQTVKIESNEVDKIEEISRSITELTDKGIGFYSNRPQYYYTKLSELKIEMVAAATEDARIRAEQIAQNANASIENLRYAKMGIFQIIAQNSNEDLSWGGTFNTSSKMKTATITMKLQFGL; this is translated from the coding sequence ATGAAAAATTATCTTTCAGCTAGTATTATTTCACTTACGGTGCTTATTTCGGTGATACTGTTTACCCGTGCCTACCATAACCGGCATCGAAGCAACGATATTATTCATGTAACCGGTCTTGGAGCAAAAGATTTCAAGTCCGATCTGGTCATCTGGTCCGGAGGCTTTGATAAGAGTGGAAAAAGCTTGGAAGAGGCTTCCCGCCTTTTGCAAACGGACAAGGAAATTATTCGCCAATACCTCCTTGCAAAGGGCGTAAAGGACGCTCAAATCGTTTTTTCGGCCTTGGATATTCAAAAGGATTATTCGACCATCTATTTTGAAAATGGAGGCATCAAAGAACAACGTTTTGAGGGGTTTATCCTCCGTCAGACGGTAAAAATCGAATCCAACGAGGTAGACAAAATCGAAGAAATCTCTCGCTCGATTACCGAATTAACGGATAAGGGAATCGGCTTTTACTCGAACCGACCACAATACTACTATACCAAGTTATCCGAACTGAAAATAGAAATGGTTGCCGCGGCAACGGAGGATGCCAGAATACGCGCCGAACAAATTGCGCAAAACGCCAATGCATCCATAGAAAATTTGCGTTATGCCAAAATGGGCATTTTTCAAATCATAGCTCAAAACTCGAACGAAGACCTTTCATGGGGAGGTACCTTCAATACTTCTTCCAAAATGAAGACCGCCACTATCACCATGAAATTGCAATTTGGTCTATAA
- a CDS encoding M14 metallopeptidase family protein encodes MKTKLVLLFACIGLYCQAQDDITSQLYETYETYKETSLDKRRIKHHQLQPLLTKYRVDPQFTVKVVGKSIEGRDLSLISIGRGETNVFLWSQMHGDEPTATQAIFDIFNFLDSADFTAEKEEILNNLTLHFLPMLNPDGAERYQRRNMLGVDINRDALRLQSPESLTLKRVRDSLNADFGFNLHDQSTYYNAERTEKPATISYLAPAYNYEKDIDEIRGNAMKVIVFMNNILQQYAPGQVGRYNDDFEPRAFGDNIQKWGTSTILIESGGYPNDVEKQEIRKLNYVSILSAIYTIAKENYKDIPLADYEAIPENDRKLFDLKIENATYELLGKPYILDIGMNRLEVAIEDSSDFWYSSRIIDQGDLSTYYGYETFDATGYTIRPGKVYPEPIKSMSALKAMGTDPVALLKDGYTYLRVEKIPMNMLSSPLPLHIIGKAYEVPELNLEVGINPTFLLEKDGKPRYAVVNGFLIDLNEDAKSTVFKNAMIYR; translated from the coding sequence ATGAAAACCAAACTAGTGTTACTGTTCGCCTGCATCGGATTATATTGTCAGGCGCAAGACGATATTACCTCCCAACTCTACGAGACCTACGAAACCTATAAGGAAACCTCCTTGGACAAACGTAGGATCAAACACCACCAATTGCAGCCGTTATTGACGAAATACAGGGTAGACCCACAATTTACCGTTAAGGTGGTCGGTAAATCCATAGAAGGGCGCGACTTGTCTCTTATTAGTATTGGACGGGGCGAAACCAATGTGTTCCTTTGGTCACAGATGCATGGTGACGAACCCACCGCAACCCAGGCGATTTTCGATATCTTCAATTTTTTGGATAGTGCGGATTTCACTGCGGAAAAAGAGGAGATTTTAAATAATCTGACCCTACATTTCCTTCCGATGTTAAATCCCGATGGGGCGGAACGCTACCAGCGTAGAAATATGCTCGGTGTAGACATCAATCGTGATGCATTACGCTTACAATCGCCCGAAAGTCTGACTTTAAAGCGCGTACGGGATAGCCTAAATGCCGACTTTGGTTTCAATCTGCACGATCAAAGTACCTACTACAACGCGGAGCGCACGGAAAAACCGGCCACGATTTCGTACCTGGCCCCGGCGTATAATTATGAAAAAGACATCGATGAGATACGTGGGAATGCGATGAAAGTTATCGTATTTATGAACAACATCCTTCAGCAATATGCACCCGGACAAGTAGGACGGTACAACGACGATTTTGAACCACGAGCCTTTGGTGATAATATTCAAAAATGGGGAACCAGCACGATTTTGATAGAGTCCGGTGGCTACCCCAATGATGTCGAAAAACAGGAGATACGAAAGCTGAATTATGTCTCCATTCTTTCGGCCATTTACACTATTGCGAAAGAAAATTATAAGGATATACCGTTAGCGGATTATGAAGCGATTCCCGAAAACGACCGGAAATTATTCGATTTAAAGATTGAAAACGCCACCTATGAGCTCTTAGGGAAGCCCTATATTTTAGATATTGGCATGAACCGTTTGGAAGTAGCCATTGAGGATAGTAGCGATTTTTGGTACAGCAGTCGAATTATCGACCAGGGAGACTTATCGACCTATTATGGTTATGAAACCTTTGATGCTACCGGATATACGATAAGACCGGGAAAAGTATACCCGGAGCCCATAAAATCAATGAGTGCACTCAAGGCTATGGGCACTGATCCCGTAGCATTATTAAAAGATGGCTACACCTATTTGCGTGTCGAAAAAATCCCCATGAACATGTTATCCTCTCCCTTGCCTTTGCACATCATTGGTAAAGCTTACGAAGTACCGGAATTGAATCTAGAGGTAGGTATTAACCCAACTTTTTTATTGGAAAAAGATGGGAAACCCCGCTACGCTGTTGTAAATGGATTTTTGATCGATTTAAATGAAGACGCTAAAAGTACAGTATTCAAAAACGCCATGATTTACCGATAG
- a CDS encoding vWA domain-containing protein: MKTCTKLATLFFIICLAFSCGNADDDVNFGLNLGELGEGKTVDDCLNLGDNELIPSIQDQFTALPGKVSIFFKVSDSEGNPVPGLTADNFTIYEQGRNDECFNTISTSESQARISPNSQIFSNNSLLVLDLSNSVLSSSLTELKTATTSFVNNVMPTTTQESFKMAIYWFDGENELHLLNPLTANKDELISAIDGITDDISNDPSTDLYGAVIKSTDIASELLDASTEGEKIGAASIIIFTDGTDQASRFTQEAAQRKVDNADPNIAFFTIGLGGEIDTEILTDIGKTFSVFAGNKEELETTFNDISFRVSEQANSFYLFEYCSPKRDGSGENNLAIQVQQGSRQGAVQTKFSASGFTGGCE, translated from the coding sequence ATGAAAACCTGCACTAAACTAGCAACCCTGTTTTTTATCATTTGTTTGGCTTTTTCATGTGGAAATGCCGATGATGATGTCAATTTTGGTCTAAACCTTGGCGAATTGGGCGAGGGAAAAACAGTTGATGATTGTCTGAATCTTGGCGATAATGAATTGATTCCCTCTATCCAAGACCAGTTTACCGCCCTACCTGGAAAAGTTTCCATCTTTTTCAAGGTTTCCGACAGTGAAGGAAATCCGGTTCCGGGATTGACCGCGGATAATTTTACCATTTACGAACAGGGAAGAAACGACGAATGCTTTAATACGATTTCAACATCGGAATCACAGGCCCGAATTTCACCCAATTCACAAATCTTCAGTAACAACAGCCTTTTGGTACTCGATTTGAGTAATAGTGTACTTAGCAGTAGTCTAACCGAATTGAAAACAGCTACCACTAGCTTCGTCAACAATGTCATGCCCACAACGACCCAAGAATCGTTTAAGATGGCTATTTATTGGTTTGACGGTGAAAACGAACTACACCTACTCAACCCTTTGACAGCCAACAAAGATGAATTGATTTCCGCTATCGACGGTATAACCGATGACATTAGCAACGATCCCTCAACGGATTTATACGGTGCAGTGATCAAATCTACGGATATCGCTTCAGAACTATTGGATGCCAGCACCGAAGGAGAAAAAATCGGTGCGGCCTCGATCATCATTTTTACCGATGGAACCGATCAGGCTTCCCGTTTCACCCAAGAAGCGGCGCAAAGGAAAGTAGACAATGCAGACCCCAATATCGCTTTCTTTACGATTGGTTTGGGTGGCGAAATAGATACGGAAATCCTAACGGATATTGGAAAGACCTTTAGCGTATTCGCTGGAAATAAGGAAGAATTGGAGACTACCTTCAACGATATCTCTTTTCGAGTTTCCGAACAGGCCAACAGCTTTTACCTTTTTGAATATTGCAGCCCTAAACGCGATGGTAGCGGGGAAAACAATCTTGCTATACAGGTGCAACAAGGAAGTCGGCAAGGTGCGGTACAAACAAAATTCAGCGCTTCGGGCTTTACTGGAGGGTGCGAATAA